Genomic segment of Alkalidesulfovibrio alkalitolerans DSM 16529:
GGCAGCAAGCTTGTGAGACGCACGGAGCGCGCTTCAGCCAGGGCGGCGCATTCGCGCTGCGCCCCGGCGAGCGCCGACGCCGCGTCGACTTCGGCGAAATTCATGGCCTGCTGCCCGGCCTCCAGGCGCGAGAGAGAGAGCAGATCACCCACGATCTTGCCCATGTGGTTGGCGTTCTTGAGGATGATCTCCAGAAATCGGGCCGTGGTCGGCGGGTCGGCCTTCCCACCCTGGTGCAAAAGCGTCTCGGCGTAGCCCTTGATGGACGTCAGCGGCGTGCGCAGTTCGTGGCTGACGTTGGCCACGAAGTCGCGCCGGACCCGTTCAAGCTGCGTCAGACGGCTGATGTCGTGAAAAACCACCACCGCGCCAAGTCCGTGTCCGCGCTCGGTCGGCGAGACCACGCTCACGTCGTAGACGTGATCGCGGTCCGGCTCGATCTGCAGCACGGTGGTACCGCCCTCGCCGTGCAGCGCCTTGTCGCAGGCACGTTGCAGGCCCGAATCCATGATCGCCTCGATGGGCTTCTTTCCCATCTGGCGACCAATCCCGGGAAAGATGTCGCCGAGCGCCCTGTTGACCGAAACGATGCGCCCCTCCTCGTCCAGGACCATGACCCCTTCGCGCATGCTGTCCAGCACGGCTTCGAGCTGGCTCTTCTGCGTGCCGATGGTGGCCAGTTGCGCCTGGGCGTTGGCGGCCATGCGGTTGATGGCCTCGACCAGGGCGTCGAACTCGCGACCCGGCGTGACCCGGATGCGCCGCTCCCACTCGCCCCGGCCTATGGCTTCGGCCACAGAGGCCATGGATTCGATGGAGCGGGTCAGGTGGCGCGTCAGGTACAGGCACAGCGGCGTGGCCACCAGAAAGCTGCCCAGCACGGCGAGCACGATGTTGCCCCACATGCGGTTCGAGCGGTCCGCCGGAGCGGTCACGGACTCGGCAAGCAAAAGCACGCCCGGCCCAACTTCCAGGCGTACGGCCTTTGCGGCCCGCACCGTCTCGCGCCCGCCCCTCCCGTCCTGGCGATCGCTTTCGGCCGCCCCCCCCGCAAGAGCGGCTCCGACTAGGTCGGCGCGCCCTCTCGCCTCGTCGGCCGGAATAAAGACCATGTCCACGCCGATACGTTCGCGCACGCTCGAAAGCGCGGCCTCCAGGGATTCGCGGTCTCCCGCGCCCGCCGCCCCTTCGAGCAGGGCCGAGGCGAGCAGCACCCGGCGTGCCGCTTCCTCGCGCGCGTCGTGCTCGATGCCACGGTCGAGGATGAGGCGAGTGGAAAGAACGGGAAGCAGCAAGGCGGCCAGGACGACGACCAGAAAAAGCGCGGCCAGACGCGACTGGAAGGAGGCGGCGGAACGCACGGCTACTCTTTGAAGCGGTAGCCCACGCCCCTCACCGTTTCGACCAGCCCGGCGTGAGCGCCGAGCTTCTGGCGCAGCCTGCGCACGTGGGTGTCCACGGTGCGCGCATAGCCGTCGAATTCATAACCCCAGACCGAATTCAGCAACTGGTCGCGGGTCTGGACCCGGCCCTGGCTGCGGATGAGTTCGGCGAGCAGTTTGAATTCCGTAGCCGTGAGTTGGATCTCTTCGTCGTCCACCTCCACGCGGTGGGCGTCCATGTCCACGGCCAGCCCGTCGCGCTTCCACATCTGGCGCGACGGCTTCTCGGGCTTGCCCCGGCGCAGGATGGCCTTGACTCGCAAGATGATCTCGCGCGGGGAAAAAGGCTTGACCACGTAGTCGTCCGCGCCGAGTTCGAGACCGACGATGCGGTCTACTTCCTCGCCGCGCGCGGTGAGCATGATGATGGGCGTCTTGGCTGTTTCGGGGAGCTTTTTCAGTTCCTTGCAGACCTCGAAGCCGTCCATTCCGGGCAGCATCAGGTCGAGCAGAACCAGCTCGGGATGGTGACGGCGCGCCTTGGCCAGGGCCTGCGCTCCATCCATGGCCGTTACCACTTCGTATCCGGACGATTCAAGGTTGAACTGGAGGAGATGGAGAATGTCCTCGTCGTCCTCGACCACCAGGATCGTATCTTTTGGCATTGCCTGCTCCATGAACGGTGTCAATGCACCAGCGCCATGACGGTTTCACGAAGGGATCATGACAAACATGTTACAGCGCGGGAAGGCAAAGGGCAACGCGGCCGGATGAGCGGCCAGATCGGGTGACGATTCCGCGACAGGGCACGGGAGGAACGTCTCAGCCCCCTGCAAGGACAGGGGCGGGTCGCGCCAGAAGATCGCGCGCCAGACGAAGCCCCTGCTCGCCGCCCCCAGCCATGCGGGCCAATTCGGCCTCCACCTCGGCGGCCGCCAAGGCACGGCAGCGGGTGGTGGTCTGCCCCTCGATGATCTCCTTGCTGACCTGGAAATGACGCCTGGCGCGCGCCGCGAGCTGCGGCCAGTGGCTTATGACCAGCACCTGGCGGGAGGCGGCCAGGCGCTCCAGGCGCTCGGCCACCTTGTGCAGGGTCATGCCGCCCACGCCCGCGTCCACCTCGTCGAAGATCAGGCACGGCGAGTCGGAATCCGCGGACAGCCCGGCCAGGGCCAGGAGAAAGCGCGACAGCTCGCCGCCCGAGGCGATGCGCTCCAGCGATTGCGGCGGCTGGCCGGGGTTGGGCGCCCACAGGATGCGGCCGCGAAGCTCGCTCACGCCCGGATGGACCTCCTGGGGCGAGAACTCGGCCAGCACGCGCACCTGCTCGGCGAAGCCAAGCTCGCGCAGGGACTCCTCGAGCCGGGCGCACAATTCGCTCGCGCCTCTCTGCCGCGCCTCGTCCAGCCGCGCGAGGACCTGGGAAAGCTCGGCCGCGAGACGGGCCTCCTCACGGGAGAGCCGCGCCTCGTCCAGGCCGCAGGCGTCCAGAAAGGAAAGGTTCTCCTCGATCTCGCGCGAGAGCGCCACGATGTCGTCGAGTTCGCGCTTGAGCCTGCGCTTGAGCTGGGCAAGCTCCCACAACCGCTTCTCCACGGTCTCGACCTCGGCTTCGTCCGCCTGGGCCGGGCCCACCCGAAGTCGCGCCGCCAGATCGCGCAGCCGGTGCCGGAAATCCTCCACCGCCTCGGCATCCTCGGCGAAGCCTTCGTCCGCCTGGGCCAGCCTCTTCAACTCGCGGGCCAGCATGTCGGCCCCTTCGAGCAGCCCTTCGCCCTGGCCGTGCAGCAGGGCGAGCGCCCGGCCGCAGGCCTCGCCAGCCTCGGCCGCGCCCTTGAGCGCCTCGCGCCGGGCCATGAGTTCGTCCTCCTCGCCCGCCTTGGGTGCGACCTTGGCGATCTCCCGGGCCTGGAATTCCAAAAATTCACGCTTGTCCGCCAACCTGAGCGCCTTTTCGCGGCAGCGTGCCAGTTCGCGGGCCGTCTCGCGCAGCGAGCCGAGCAGTTCGGCGCGCCGGGCGAACAGCTCCGAGGCCGTGGTAAAGGCGTCGAGCAGCTCGGCTTGGTGCGCGGCGGACAAAAGCCGCGCCTGGGCATGCTGCGAGGTCAGCAGGAACAGCCGGGGCCGAAGTTCTGCCATACGCTCCAGACTCGCCAGAGAGTCGTCGCAGAACAGGCGGCTTCGGCCCGTCTCGGCCGAGAGTTCGCGCCGCACGGCCATCTCTCTGCCGTCGTGCTCGAAAATGGCCTCGACCACGGCGCGCTCGGCGCCGGGACGCACGCTCGCGGCCTCCATGCGGCCGCCCGTGAGGAAGTCCAGGGCCTTGAGGATGAAGGATTTGCCCGCGCCGGTCTCGCCCGTGAGGGCATTGAGCCCTGGCGCGAATTCAAGCTCGGCGTCGGCGATGAGCGCCAGATTCTGGATGCGAAGGTAGCACAGCATGGCCCTATGCCATAATCTCTTCGCGCCCGCGCCTCAAGCGGTCCGGTCGCAGCGATCCGGCAGGGCGTCGCGCCGTGGGGAGCGGGAAAATCCGCGAGCCGAGCCGCCTGGCCTCATGGATCGCGCGCCTCGGCCTGGGCCAGGAGTTCGCGCACCAGGGGCAGCAGATTTTGTGCGATGACCTCCGCGCCGCGCGCGTTGGGGTGGATACCGTCGGCTAGGTTCAGGGACGGGTCCGCGGCCACGCCTTCGAGCAGGAAGGGCAGGAAGAGGACGTTGCGTCGCTCGGCCAGCCGCCGGTAGACCGCCTCGAAGGAATCGGCGTAGCCCGCACCCAGGTTGCGCGGAGCCTTCATGCCCGCCAGCAGGACGGGAATCTGTTCGCTCGCCAAACGGCTCAGGATGGCGTCGAGATTGGACTCGAGAAGGCGCGTGGACAAACCGCGCAGGCCGTCGTTGGCCCCGAGCGCCACGATCATGGCGTCTGGCTGTTCGCGAAGCGCCCAGCCCAGACGGGAGAGGCCGCCCGCGCTCGTGTCGCCGGACACGCCCGCGTTGATGACGCGCACGTCGTAGCCCTCCTCGCGCAAGAGCCGCTCCAGCACGTCGGGATACGCCTGCCCGGGCCGAAGCCCGAAGCCCGCGGTGAGGCTGTCGCCCAGACACGTCAGCACGAAATGCCTGCCATGCGCCTCGCGGGGATCGCCGCCTGTTGCAAAAAGGACCGACATTGCTACAACTAGAACTTTGAGAAAACGTTTCACGTCACCTTCCGCACCAGGAGCCGCTTTGGACACGTCACGCGACCCGATCATTGAACTTCGCGAAGTATCCCTGACCCTACAGGGCAGCGCCGGACCCGTCAACATTCTGCGCGGCGTGGACCTGGCCGTGGGCAGAGGCGAATCCGTCGGCATCATGGGGGCTTCGGGCGCGGGCAAGACCTCTCTGCTGATGGTCCTCTCGGGCCTGGAGCGGGCCACTTCCGGCTCGGTGCGCGTGGCCGGGCGCGACGTGGGGGCCATGGACGAGGACGCCCTGGCCCGTTTCCGGGGAGCCACGCTTGGCATCGTCTTTCAGGGCTTCCACCTCGTCCCGGCCATGACCGCCCTGGAGAACGTGGCCCTGCCCCTGGAACTTGCCGGGGTGCGCGAGGCTTTCGCCAAGGCCAGGGAGAGCCTTCTGGCCGTGGGGCTATCGCACCGCCTGGACCACTTCCCAGCCCAACTCTCCGGCGGCGAGCAGCAGCGAGTGGCCCTGGCCCGCGCCTTCGCCTCGGCCCCGGACCTTATTTTGGCCGATGAACCCACGGGCAACCTGGACATGGCCACCGGCGCGAAGGTCATGGACCTGCTCTTCAACCTCTGCGCCGAACGAGGGGCCACGCTCGTCCTGGTAACGCACGACCGTTCCCTTGCGGGGCGCTGCGGCCGCCGCATGACCATGCGCGACGGCCTTCTCGCCGAGAACGGCGAGGCCTTCGCATGACCCCGATGGCTCTTCGCATCGCCCGGCGCGAACTGCGCCAGGGACTGACGCGCTTCTCCGTCTTCCTTGCCTGCCTCGCCCTTGGCGTGGCCTGCATCGCGCTCGTGGGCTCGCTGGCCGCCTCGGTGCAGGAGGGCGTGCGGCGCGACGCCAAAGCCATCATGGGCGGCGACGTGGAGGTCAGCCAATCTTTCGCCCCGCCCCCCGGGGAGGTCCTGGCTGCCCTTCGCGCGGCGGGCGACGTCTCCGAAATCGCCTCCATGCGGGTCATGGCCGCTACAACGGATGGCGAGGAACGCCTTTTGAGCGAACTCAAGGCCGTGGACGAGGCCTATCCGCTGTATGGCGAGATCACGCTTTCGCCCGCCATGCCGCTCGCGGACGCCCTGGCCATGCAAAACGGCCTTTACGGCGCCGTCGCCGAGGAAGGCCTGCTCGCCCGCCTGGGACTTTCCGTGGGCGACGAAGTGGAGGTCGGCGAGGCCGTCTTCGAGATCAGGGCGGTCATCGCGCGCGAGCCGGACCGGGCCGTGTCCGTGTTCACCCTTGGACCCCGCTTGATGATCACGGCCGAGGCCCTGGACGCGACCGGCCTCGTGCTGCCCGGTTCGCTCATCACCCGCGAATACCGGGTGCGCCTTTTCCCGCCCCGCGACGCCCGCGCCTTCGCCCGCGAACTGGAGACCCGCTTTCCCGACGCGCCCTTCCGGGTGAGGGACTACACCTCGGCCGGGCCGCGCGTACAGCGGGCCATCGACAACCTGCACCTCTACCTGACGTTCGTCGGCCTTGCGGCCATCCTCGTGGGCGGCTTGGGCATGGGCAACGCCGTGTCCGCCTTCCTCGCGGACAAGCGCCGTTCCATCGCGATCATGAAGTGTGTGGGCGCGACGCCTGGGCTCATCCTTTCGGCCTATCTCCTGCA
This window contains:
- a CDS encoding DNA repair protein RecN, which translates into the protein MLCYLRIQNLALIADAELEFAPGLNALTGETGAGKSFILKALDFLTGGRMEAASVRPGAERAVVEAIFEHDGREMAVRRELSAETGRSRLFCDDSLASLERMAELRPRLFLLTSQHAQARLLSAAHQAELLDAFTTASELFARRAELLGSLRETARELARCREKALRLADKREFLEFQAREIAKVAPKAGEEDELMARREALKGAAEAGEACGRALALLHGQGEGLLEGADMLARELKRLAQADEGFAEDAEAVEDFRHRLRDLAARLRVGPAQADEAEVETVEKRLWELAQLKRRLKRELDDIVALSREIEENLSFLDACGLDEARLSREEARLAAELSQVLARLDEARQRGASELCARLEESLRELGFAEQVRVLAEFSPQEVHPGVSELRGRILWAPNPGQPPQSLERIASGGELSRFLLALAGLSADSDSPCLIFDEVDAGVGGMTLHKVAERLERLAASRQVLVISHWPQLAARARRHFQVSKEIIEGQTTTRCRALAAAEVEAELARMAGGGEQGLRLARDLLARPAPVLAGG
- a CDS encoding sensor histidine kinase, translated to MRSAASFQSRLAALFLVVVLAALLLPVLSTRLILDRGIEHDAREEAARRVLLASALLEGAAGAGDRESLEAALSSVRERIGVDMVFIPADEARGRADLVGAALAGGAAESDRQDGRGGRETVRAAKAVRLEVGPGVLLLAESVTAPADRSNRMWGNIVLAVLGSFLVATPLCLYLTRHLTRSIESMASVAEAIGRGEWERRIRVTPGREFDALVEAINRMAANAQAQLATIGTQKSQLEAVLDSMREGVMVLDEEGRIVSVNRALGDIFPGIGRQMGKKPIEAIMDSGLQRACDKALHGEGGTTVLQIEPDRDHVYDVSVVSPTERGHGLGAVVVFHDISRLTQLERVRRDFVANVSHELRTPLTSIKGYAETLLHQGGKADPPTTARFLEIILKNANHMGKIVGDLLSLSRLEAGQQAMNFAEVDAASALAGAQRECAALAEARSVRLTSLLPREGVLVVADYDRLTQVFRNLIENAVRFSPSGEDVTATFHMDGDLAVFGIADKGPGVPKEDQKRIFERFFRVERHHAKSPGSSGLGLAISKHIVERHGGRIWVNSPVPGEDRGSLFYFGIPLSRRNEIVTIDGV
- a CDS encoding ABC transporter ATP-binding protein; protein product: MDTSRDPIIELREVSLTLQGSAGPVNILRGVDLAVGRGESVGIMGASGAGKTSLLMVLSGLERATSGSVRVAGRDVGAMDEDALARFRGATLGIVFQGFHLVPAMTALENVALPLELAGVREAFAKARESLLAVGLSHRLDHFPAQLSGGEQQRVALARAFASAPDLILADEPTGNLDMATGAKVMDLLFNLCAERGATLVLVTHDRSLAGRCGRRMTMRDGLLAENGEAFA
- a CDS encoding arylesterase, with product MLTCLGDSLTAGFGLRPGQAYPDVLERLLREEGYDVRVINAGVSGDTSAGGLSRLGWALREQPDAMIVALGANDGLRGLSTRLLESNLDAILSRLASEQIPVLLAGMKAPRNLGAGYADSFEAVYRRLAERRNVLFLPFLLEGVAADPSLNLADGIHPNARGAEVIAQNLLPLVRELLAQAEARDP
- a CDS encoding response regulator gives rise to the protein MPKDTILVVEDDEDILHLLQFNLESSGYEVVTAMDGAQALAKARRHHPELVLLDLMLPGMDGFEVCKELKKLPETAKTPIIMLTARGEEVDRIVGLELGADDYVVKPFSPREIILRVKAILRRGKPEKPSRQMWKRDGLAVDMDAHRVEVDDEEIQLTATEFKLLAELIRSQGRVQTRDQLLNSVWGYEFDGYARTVDTHVRRLRQKLGAHAGLVETVRGVGYRFKE